A genomic segment from Lytechinus variegatus isolate NC3 chromosome 10, Lvar_3.0, whole genome shotgun sequence encodes:
- the LOC121422407 gene encoding histone H1-delta-like, whose product MADTSAPAPSTPKKAAKKKTSKPKTPANHPKYSDMIASALKSLNEKKGSSRQAILKYIKANYKVGDSANVHIKLALKRGVSSGQLRHVKGTGASGSFLLAEAKAAKKPAKKATPKKKAAAKKPAAKKAAKKPAAKKPAKKSTPKKKAAKPAAKKAKPAAKKPASKKKPAKKAAKKSKK is encoded by the coding sequence ATGGCTGATACCAGTGCTCCAGCTCCTTCTACCCCTAAGAAGGCAGCAAAGAAGAAGACCAGCAAGCCTAAGACCCCAGCTAATCATCCTAAATACAGTGACATGATCGCCAGTGCTCTTAAAAGTCTGAATGAGAAGAAGGGGTCATCTCGTCAGGCCATTCTCAAGTACATCAAGGCCAACTACAAAGTGGGTGACAGTGCCAACGTTCACATCAAGCTTGCTCTCAAACGTGGAGTTTCATCAGGACAGCTGAGACACGTGAAGGGAACTGGGGCTTCTGGAAGCTTCCTCCTCGCAGAGGCTAAAGCAGCGAAGAAGCCGGCAAAGAAAGCAACACCCAAGAAGAAGGCAGCAGCAAAGAAACCAGCAGCAAAGAAGGCCGCAAAGAAACCAGCAGCGAAGAAGCCCGCAAAGAAATCAACTCCAAAGAAGAAGGCAGCCAAGCCAGCCGCCAAGAAAGCCAAGCCTGCCGCCAAGAAACCAGCTTCAAAGAAGAAGCCTGCAAAGAAGGCCGccaagaaatcaaagaaataa